The Breoghania sp. genome has a segment encoding these proteins:
- a CDS encoding NAD(P)H-dependent oxidoreductase, protein MRHPRILVLAGSARAGSFSAKLAAAMTKEMALADAEVTRITLADYPMPIYDGDLERDKGVPEAAKKLVRLFQAHQGVLIVTPEHNACFPALLKNTLDWMSRPGALDRAGNNPFQNRIFAVSAASAGQLGGTRALAALRPVLELGLGALVIPEQVALARADKAFNAAGGICDMQAAGLMRAVTRRLIDEASRYLS, encoded by the coding sequence ATGCGTCACCCCAGAATACTTGTTCTTGCAGGCTCCGCCCGCGCAGGCTCGTTCAGCGCGAAGCTCGCCGCTGCCATGACCAAGGAAATGGCGCTGGCGGATGCCGAGGTGACCCGGATCACGCTCGCCGACTATCCGATGCCGATCTATGACGGGGATCTGGAGCGCGACAAGGGCGTTCCGGAGGCGGCGAAAAAGCTCGTGCGCCTCTTTCAGGCCCATCAGGGCGTGTTGATCGTGACCCCGGAACACAATGCCTGCTTTCCGGCGCTTTTGAAGAACACGCTCGACTGGATGAGCCGTCCCGGCGCCCTGGATCGGGCTGGAAACAATCCTTTCCAGAACCGGATATTCGCGGTTTCCGCCGCCTCCGCAGGCCAGCTTGGCGGCACACGCGCCCTTGCCGCGCTGCGTCCGGTTCTGGAACTGGGGCTGGGCGCGCTGGTCATTCCCGAGCAGGTCGCGCTGGCACGGGCGGACAAGGCGTTCAACGCGGCGGGGGGCATTTGCGACATGCAGGCGGCCGGGCTCATGCGCGCCGTCACGCGGCGGCTGATCGATGAGGCCTCGCGCTACCTGAGTTGA
- a CDS encoding methyltransferase domain-containing protein: MNHRVAVRARHFSNKLKDEARFFRSWMENPLKTGAVSPSGPALSKLMAREAELDRDGPVVELGPGTGVVTKALVARGIDPARLVAVEYNPDFCALLHRRFPDIHVVRGDAYALKTTLKDVAPGSLASMISSLPLFTRPPAERRALLRDALDLLQPGAPFIQFSYALVPPVPAISGEFTVERSPWVLMNLPPARVWIYRKA, encoded by the coding sequence ATGAATCACCGGGTCGCGGTTCGCGCCAGACACTTTTCCAACAAGCTCAAGGACGAGGCGCGCTTCTTCCGCAGCTGGATGGAAAATCCGCTCAAGACCGGTGCCGTCAGCCCCTCAGGCCCTGCCCTTTCCAAGCTCATGGCCCGCGAGGCGGAGCTCGATCGTGATGGGCCCGTCGTGGAACTGGGGCCGGGAACCGGCGTGGTGACCAAGGCGCTCGTGGCGCGCGGCATCGATCCCGCCCGGCTTGTCGCGGTGGAATACAATCCCGATTTCTGCGCCCTGCTGCATCGCCGCTTCCCCGATATCCACGTCGTGCGTGGCGACGCCTATGCGCTGAAGACCACGCTCAAGGATGTTGCGCCCGGCTCGCTGGCCAGCATGATTTCCTCCCTGCCGCTCTTCACCCGCCCGCCCGCAGAGCGGCGCGCGCTGTTGCGGGATGCGCTGGATCTGCTGCAACCGGGCGCGCCCTTCATCCAGTTTTCCTATGCGCTGGTGCCGCCGGTTCCCGCCATTTCCGGCGAATTCACGGTCGAGCGCTCGCCCTGGGTCTTGATGAACCTGCCGCCCGCGCGCGTCTGGATCTATCGCAAGGCGTGA
- the dnaJ gene encoding molecular chaperone DnaJ, producing MAKLDFYEVLGVTRDADDKTLKSAFRKLAMKYHPDRNPDDSEAEAKFKEINEAYDALKDPEKRAAYDRFGHAAFENGGMGGQRGFSGDFASTMSDIFDEFFGGMGGGGQRRGGGGGRERGADLRYNMDIDLEEAYTGKTVEIEVPSSVVCETCTGSGAKPGSSPTTCRTCGGAGRVRATQGFFTMERTCPACQGRGEIISDPCPDCSGSGRRVEERTLSVNIPAGIEDGTRIRLAGEGEAGLRGGPSGDLYIFLSIRPHAFFQRDGADIFCRAPISMTTAALGGQFEVPTVEGGKTRVKVPEGTQAGKQFRLKGKGMPVMRSSQYGDMYIQVTVETPQNLTKRQRELLQEFEEVSSKENNPESTGFFARVKDFIDNLGS from the coding sequence ATGGCCAAGCTGGATTTTTACGAGGTTCTCGGTGTTACCCGCGATGCGGATGACAAGACGCTGAAAAGCGCCTTCCGCAAGCTTGCGATGAAGTATCACCCCGACCGCAATCCCGACGATTCGGAAGCCGAGGCGAAGTTCAAGGAAATCAACGAGGCGTATGACGCGCTGAAGGATCCGGAAAAGCGCGCCGCCTATGATCGCTTTGGCCACGCCGCCTTCGAAAATGGCGGCATGGGTGGCCAGCGCGGTTTTTCCGGCGATTTCGCGTCCACCATGTCCGATATCTTCGACGAGTTCTTCGGAGGCATGGGCGGTGGCGGCCAGCGCCGCGGCGGCGGCGGCGGTCGCGAGCGCGGCGCCGATCTGCGCTACAACATGGATATCGATCTGGAGGAGGCCTACACCGGCAAGACGGTGGAGATCGAGGTTCCCTCCTCCGTCGTGTGCGAGACCTGCACCGGCTCCGGCGCCAAGCCCGGCTCCAGCCCCACCACCTGCCGCACCTGCGGCGGCGCGGGGCGTGTGCGTGCCACGCAGGGCTTCTTCACCATGGAGCGCACCTGCCCGGCCTGTCAGGGCCGCGGCGAGATCATTTCCGACCCCTGCCCCGATTGTTCCGGGTCCGGCCGTCGCGTGGAAGAACGCACGCTGTCGGTCAACATTCCCGCCGGCATCGAGGACGGCACGCGCATCCGTCTGGCCGGTGAGGGCGAGGCGGGCCTGCGTGGCGGGCCCTCCGGCGATCTCTATATCTTCCTGTCGATTCGTCCCCACGCCTTCTTCCAGCGCGACGGCGCCGACATTTTCTGCCGCGCGCCCATCTCCATGACCACCGCCGCGCTTGGCGGTCAGTTCGAGGTGCCCACGGTTGAAGGTGGCAAGACGCGTGTGAAGGTGCCGGAGGGCACGCAGGCCGGCAAGCAGTTCCGCCTCAAGGGCAAGGGCATGCCGGTCATGCGCTCCTCGCAGTATGGCGACATGTACATTCAGGTGACCGTGGAGACACCGCAGAACCTGACCAAACGACAGCGCGAGCTCCTGCAGGAATTCGAAGAGGTCTCCTCAAAGGAGAACAATCCGGAATCGACGGGGTTCTTTGCCCGCGTAAAGGATTTCATAGACAATCTCGGCAGCTAG
- the dnaK gene encoding molecular chaperone DnaK: MGKVIGIDLGTTNSCVAVMDGKNAKVIENAEGARTTPSIVAFTDDGERLVGQPAKRQAVTNPSNTLFAVKRLIGRRFDDPTVSKDKDLVPYTIVKGGNGDAWVEAAGEKYSPSQISAFTLQKMKETAESYLGEKVEQAVITVPAYFNDAQRQATKDAGKIAGLEVLRIINEPTAAALAYGLDKNEGKTIAVYDLGGGTFDVSILEIGDGVFEVKSTNGDTFLGGEDFDMRLVDYLASEFKKDQGIDLKGDKLALQRLKEAAEKAKIELSSSTQTEVNLPFITADASGPKHLTMKLTRAKFEALVDDLVQKTMAPCKAALKDAGLSLGQIDEVVLVGGMTRMPKIQEVVKTFFGKEPHKGVNPDEVVAMGAAIQAGVLQGDVKDVLLLDVTPLSLGIETLGGVFTRLIDRNTTIPSKKSNTFSTAEDNQNAVTIRVFQGEREMAADNKMLGQFDLVGIPPAPRGVPQIEVTFDIDANGIVNVSARDKGTGKEQQIRIQASGGLSDADIEQMVKEAEAHAEEDKKRKELVEAKNQAEALIHSTEKTLAEHGDKVSEADKSTIEAALAELKSANEGEDGDAIKSASQKLAEVSMKLGEAMYQASQAEEGDADADAGETAGNEADDVVDADFEEVDDDKKSA, encoded by the coding sequence ATGGGTAAGGTCATTGGTATTGACCTCGGCACGACCAACTCGTGCGTCGCCGTCATGGACGGCAAGAATGCAAAAGTCATCGAAAACGCGGAAGGCGCGCGCACCACGCCGTCCATCGTCGCTTTCACCGACGACGGCGAGCGTCTCGTCGGCCAGCCGGCCAAGCGCCAGGCGGTCACGAACCCGTCCAACACGCTGTTTGCGGTCAAGCGCCTGATCGGTCGTCGCTTTGACGATCCTACCGTTTCCAAGGACAAGGATCTCGTCCCCTACACCATCGTGAAGGGCGGCAATGGCGATGCCTGGGTCGAGGCCGCGGGCGAAAAGTATTCTCCCTCGCAGATTTCCGCCTTCACCCTTCAGAAGATGAAGGAAACGGCCGAGAGCTATCTGGGCGAGAAGGTCGAGCAGGCGGTCATCACCGTTCCGGCCTACTTCAACGACGCCCAGCGCCAGGCCACCAAGGATGCCGGCAAGATCGCCGGTCTGGAAGTGCTGCGCATCATCAACGAGCCGACGGCGGCCGCGCTCGCCTACGGTCTCGACAAGAACGAAGGCAAGACCATCGCGGTCTATGACCTTGGCGGCGGCACCTTCGACGTCTCCATCCTGGAGATCGGCGACGGCGTGTTTGAGGTGAAGTCCACGAACGGCGACACGTTCCTGGGCGGTGAAGACTTCGACATGCGTCTGGTCGATTACCTCGCCTCGGAGTTCAAGAAGGATCAGGGCATCGACCTGAAGGGCGACAAGCTGGCCCTGCAGCGTCTGAAGGAAGCGGCCGAAAAGGCCAAGATCGAGCTGTCTTCCTCCACGCAGACGGAAGTCAACCTGCCCTTCATCACCGCCGATGCGTCCGGTCCCAAGCACCTGACCATGAAGCTGACCCGCGCCAAGTTCGAGGCGCTGGTGGACGATCTGGTGCAGAAGACCATGGCGCCGTGCAAGGCGGCGCTGAAGGATGCGGGCCTGTCGCTCGGCCAGATCGACGAGGTCGTTCTCGTCGGCGGCATGACGCGCATGCCCAAGATCCAGGAAGTCGTGAAGACCTTCTTCGGCAAGGAGCCGCACAAGGGTGTGAACCCGGATGAGGTGGTTGCCATGGGCGCGGCCATTCAGGCCGGTGTGCTTCAGGGCGACGTAAAGGACGTGCTGCTGCTCGACGTGACCCCGCTGTCGCTGGGCATCGAGACGCTGGGTGGCGTGTTCACCCGCCTGATCGACCGCAACACGACGATCCCGTCGAAGAAGTCCAACACCTTCTCCACCGCCGAGGACAACCAGAACGCGGTCACCATCCGCGTGTTCCAGGGCGAGCGCGAGATGGCGGCCGACAACAAGATGCTGGGTCAGTTCGATCTGGTCGGTATCCCGCCCGCACCGCGCGGCGTGCCGCAGATCGAGGTCACCTTCGACATCGACGCCAACGGCATCGTCAACGTGTCGGCCCGCGACAAGGGCACCGGCAAGGAACAGCAGATCCGCATCCAGGCATCTGGTGGTCTCAGCGACGCCGACATCGAGCAGATGGTGAAGGAAGCCGAGGCGCATGCCGAGGAAGACAAGAAGCGCAAGGAACTGGTGGAAGCCAAGAATCAGGCAGAGGCGCTGATCCATTCCACGGAGAAGACGCTGGCCGAGCACGGCGACAAGGTGTCGGAGGCCGACAAGTCGACCATCGAGGCCGCTCTCGCCGAACTGAAGAGCGCCAACGAGGGCGAAGATGGCGACGCCATCAAGTCCGCCTCGCAGAAGCTCGCGGAAGTCTCCATGAAGCTGGGCGAAGCCATGTATCAGGCTTCGCAGGCTGAGGAAGGCGACGCGGATGCCGATGCGGGCGAGACCGCCGGCAACGAGGCGGACGATGTTGTCGACGCCGACTTCGAGGAAGTCGACGACGACAAGAAGTCGGCCTGA
- a CDS encoding alpha-ketoglutarate-dependent dioxygenase AlkB, producing MTGTNDPASKPASAPSGGLVRGFRHLPGHLERAAQQALLEEIREVVRKAPLFQPTMPRTGKPLTVTMSNCGSLGWVADKAGYRYQPTHPVTGEPWPAIPQALLDLWEELSGYPTPPEACLINFYGDKARMGLHRDEDEEDFSAPVFSVSLGDTCRFRIGGQGRKDPSVSFKLASGDIVLLAGEARTAFHGVDRIYPGTSTLLKDGGRINLTLRRVTRA from the coding sequence ATGACCGGAACAAACGATCCCGCAAGCAAGCCCGCGTCAGCCCCGTCCGGCGGGCTTGTCCGGGGCTTCCGGCATCTGCCGGGCCATCTGGAGCGCGCGGCCCAGCAGGCCTTGCTTGAGGAAATCCGGGAGGTGGTGAGAAAGGCCCCGCTTTTCCAGCCCACCATGCCGCGCACCGGAAAGCCGCTCACCGTGACCATGTCGAATTGCGGCTCCCTGGGCTGGGTCGCGGACAAGGCGGGCTATCGCTATCAGCCCACCCACCCGGTGACGGGCGAGCCGTGGCCTGCGATCCCGCAAGCGCTTCTGGATCTTTGGGAGGAGCTTTCCGGCTATCCGACCCCGCCGGAGGCCTGCCTCATCAATTTCTATGGGGACAAGGCCCGCATGGGGCTTCACCGCGACGAGGACGAGGAGGATTTCTCCGCCCCCGTTTTCTCCGTCTCGCTTGGCGACACCTGCCGCTTTCGCATCGGCGGTCAGGGGCGCAAGGACCCGAGCGTCTCCTTCAAGCTGGCCTCCGGCGACATCGTGCTTCTGGCAGGCGAGGCGCGCACGGCCTTTCACGGGGTCGACCGGATCTATCCGGGAACCTCGACGCTTCTGAAGGACGGAGGGCGGATCAACCTGACATTGCGGCGGGTGACGAGGGCGTGA
- the ubiB gene encoding 2-polyprenylphenol 6-hydroxylase: MLARTVNFIRLLRAGYVMAREGVFGLVELPDLPAGPRMALRIIRLLERNAARSADAGARISVAFNRLGPSYVKMGQFLATRPDVVGREVAGELSQLQDRLEAFPRAEAEKLIREALGAPIDEIFAAFGEPVAAASIAQVHPAEIIDADGVARKVAVKVLRPGVARRFARDLECFYLAARLFERFSPASRRLRPLAVVDTLARSVELEMDLRLEAAALSEIGENTADDPGFRVPQVDWPRTSKGVLTMEWIDGRKLSDVAGIEADGHDLVALGASVIQSFLRHALRDGFFHADMHQGNLFVDEAGDLVAVDFGITGRLDKAERRFLAEILFGFITRDYMRVAEVHFEAGYVPKTQDVAVFSQAIRAIGEPIHGQSAADISMARLLTQLFEVTELFAMTTQPQLILLQKTMVVVEGVARSLDPDLDMWRTAEPVVRGWIERNLGPAGKIQDAGEALSTMFRLAGELPLLAQRAERIIDGIEAQNVSGVKVEPGLVEDWKRASRKNNRLATAALWVIAVSMAAIAVQGWW, encoded by the coding sequence ATGCTGGCACGGACGGTCAACTTTATCCGCCTACTGCGCGCCGGCTACGTCATGGCGCGCGAAGGTGTCTTCGGTCTGGTGGAATTGCCGGATCTCCCCGCAGGACCGCGCATGGCGCTGCGGATCATCCGCCTTCTGGAGCGCAACGCCGCGCGCAGCGCGGATGCGGGCGCGCGCATCTCCGTCGCCTTCAACCGGCTCGGGCCTTCCTATGTGAAGATGGGCCAGTTCCTGGCAACGCGCCCCGACGTGGTGGGCCGCGAGGTGGCGGGCGAGCTTTCCCAGTTGCAGGACCGGCTGGAAGCCTTCCCGCGGGCGGAGGCGGAAAAGCTGATCCGGGAGGCGCTGGGCGCCCCCATCGACGAGATATTCGCCGCGTTCGGCGAGCCGGTCGCCGCCGCCTCCATCGCGCAGGTTCATCCGGCGGAAATCATCGATGCGGACGGGGTCGCCCGCAAGGTTGCGGTGAAGGTTCTACGCCCGGGCGTTGCCCGCCGCTTTGCCCGTGATCTTGAGTGCTTCTATCTGGCCGCCCGGCTTTTCGAGCGCTTCAGCCCGGCCTCGCGCCGCCTGCGCCCGCTCGCCGTCGTCGACACGCTGGCGCGTTCCGTCGAGCTTGAGATGGACCTCCGGCTCGAAGCCGCAGCCCTTTCCGAGATCGGCGAGAACACCGCGGACGATCCCGGCTTCCGGGTGCCGCAGGTGGACTGGCCACGCACCTCCAAGGGCGTGCTCACCATGGAGTGGATCGACGGGCGCAAACTGTCGGATGTGGCCGGCATCGAGGCCGACGGCCACGATCTGGTGGCGCTGGGCGCTTCCGTCATCCAGAGCTTCCTGCGCCATGCGCTGCGTGACGGCTTCTTCCACGCCGACATGCACCAGGGCAATCTCTTCGTCGATGAGGCGGGCGATCTGGTCGCCGTCGATTTCGGCATTACCGGCCGCCTCGACAAGGCGGAGCGGCGCTTCCTGGCGGAAATCCTCTTCGGCTTCATCACCCGCGACTACATGCGCGTGGCGGAGGTGCATTTCGAGGCGGGCTATGTGCCCAAGACGCAGGATGTGGCGGTCTTCTCGCAGGCCATCCGCGCCATCGGCGAGCCGATCCACGGCCAGTCGGCGGCCGACATTTCCATGGCCCGCCTGCTCACCCAGCTTTTCGAGGTGACCGAGCTTTTCGCCATGACCACTCAGCCGCAGCTCATTCTGCTGCAAAAGACCATGGTGGTGGTGGAAGGCGTTGCCCGTTCGCTCGATCCCGATCTCGACATGTGGCGCACGGCGGAGCCTGTGGTGCGCGGCTGGATCGAGCGCAATCTCGGGCCCGCCGGCAAGATTCAGGACGCGGGCGAGGCCCTCTCCACCATGTTCCGGCTTGCGGGCGAATTGCCGCTTCTGGCCCAGCGCGCCGAGCGCATCATCGACGGCATCGAGGCGCAGAACGTGTCCGGCGTGAAGGTGGAACCGGGACTTGTCGAGGACTGGAAGCGGGCCAGCCGCAAGAACAACCGGCTCGCCACGGCGGCGCTCTGGGTCATCGCGGTTTCCATGGCCGCGATCGCCGTGCAGGGATGGTGGTAG
- the ubiE gene encoding bifunctional demethylmenaquinone methyltransferase/2-methoxy-6-polyprenyl-1,4-benzoquinol methylase UbiE, translating into MVDHVFHQVASRYDLMNDLMSGGMHRLWKDAMVSWLAPPRKTRRTWRVLDVAGGTGDIATRIVESGAYGAKGKSSGRIEATVCDINNSMLTVGRDRAEAAGHAANIRFAQGNAESLPFPDNHFDAYTIAFGIRNVPRIQVALEEAYRVLKRGGRFMCLEFSQVDLPVLDRVYDLYSFNVIPRMGQAVTGDGDSYQYLVESIRKFPHQARFAAMIEKAGFSRVDYRNLSGGIAAIHSGWKL; encoded by the coding sequence ATGGTCGACCACGTCTTCCATCAGGTGGCGAGCCGCTACGACCTGATGAATGACCTCATGTCGGGCGGCATGCACCGGCTTTGGAAGGACGCCATGGTCTCCTGGCTCGCCCCGCCGCGCAAAACGCGGCGCACTTGGCGTGTGCTCGACGTGGCGGGCGGCACCGGCGATATCGCCACGCGGATCGTGGAAAGCGGGGCCTACGGAGCCAAGGGCAAATCGTCGGGCCGGATCGAAGCGACCGTCTGCGACATCAACAATTCCATGCTCACCGTGGGCCGCGACCGGGCGGAGGCCGCGGGCCATGCCGCAAATATCCGCTTTGCGCAGGGCAACGCGGAAAGCCTGCCTTTCCCGGACAATCATTTCGACGCCTACACGATCGCCTTCGGCATCCGCAACGTGCCGCGCATTCAGGTGGCGCTGGAGGAAGCCTATCGCGTTCTCAAGCGCGGCGGCCGCTTCATGTGCCTTGAGTTCTCCCAGGTCGATCTGCCGGTGCTCGACCGGGTCTATGATCTCTATTCCTTCAACGTGATCCCGCGCATGGGGCAGGCGGTCACGGGCGATGGCGACAGCTACCAGTATCTGGTGGAATCGATTCGCAAGTTTCCCCATCAGGCGCGCTTCGCGGCGATGATCGAAAAAGCGGGCTTCTCGCGCGTCGACTATCGCAATCTCTCCGGCGGCATCGCCGCCATCCATTCCGGCTGGAAGCTCTAG
- the mutM gene encoding bifunctional DNA-formamidopyrimidine glycosylase/DNA-(apurinic or apyrimidinic site) lyase, protein MPELPEVETVRRGLAPVMEGARIVRAEQRRANLRFDFPEGFVARLEGTRIEALGRRAKYLLADLSSSEVLVMHLGMSGSFRVVEGADALAPDALTPGDFAHARSKDPRHDHVVLHLERPDGAPASIVYNDPRRFGFMTLIPRAGLEAHPFFANLGLEPLGNALNGAWLASAFAGRKTPLKAALLDQKLIAGLGNIYVCEALWRAKLSPMRAAGTLITRSGKPSLAAGRLAEAIRTVLSEAVAAGGSTLRDHARTDGSLGYFQHSFAAYDREGQPCRHPGCRGIIARTVQSGRSTFHCKTCQR, encoded by the coding sequence ATGCCTGAGCTACCCGAGGTCGAAACAGTGCGCCGCGGCCTCGCCCCGGTCATGGAAGGGGCACGCATTGTCAGGGCCGAACAGCGCCGGGCAAACCTGCGTTTCGACTTTCCGGAAGGTTTCGTGGCACGCCTTGAAGGCACGCGCATCGAGGCGCTGGGGCGCCGCGCGAAATACCTGCTGGCGGATCTTTCTTCCAGCGAGGTGCTGGTCATGCATCTGGGCATGTCGGGCTCGTTTCGCGTTGTGGAAGGCGCTGATGCCCTGGCGCCAGACGCTCTGACGCCGGGCGACTTCGCCCATGCGCGCTCGAAAGATCCGCGCCACGACCATGTGGTGCTGCATCTGGAAAGACCGGACGGCGCGCCCGCGAGCATCGTCTACAATGACCCGCGTCGCTTCGGCTTCATGACGCTCATCCCGCGCGCCGGGCTGGAGGCGCATCCGTTCTTTGCGAACCTCGGACTGGAGCCGCTTGGAAACGCCCTCAATGGGGCCTGGCTTGCCTCCGCCTTCGCGGGCCGCAAGACGCCGCTGAAGGCCGCCCTTCTCGATCAGAAACTGATTGCGGGGCTCGGCAATATCTATGTCTGCGAGGCGCTGTGGCGCGCGAAGCTCTCGCCGATGCGGGCCGCCGGCACCCTGATCACGCGTTCCGGCAAGCCTTCGCTTGCGGCGGGGCGGCTGGCGGAGGCCATTCGCACGGTTCTGAGCGAGGCCGTGGCCGCTGGCGGTTCGACCTTGCGCGATCATGCGCGCACCGACGGGTCTCTGGGCTATTTCCAGCACAGTTTCGCCGCCTATGACCGGGAGGGCCAGCCCTGCCGCCATCCGGGCTGTCGGGGCATCATCGCCCGCACGGTCCAGTCCGGTCGTTCCACCTTCCATTGCAAGACCTGCCAGCGCTAG
- a CDS encoding enoyl-CoA hydratase, whose amino-acid sequence MAYENIQVETRGRVGLITLDRPSALNALSNALFDELNRALDTFEADEKVGCMVITGSQKAFAAGADIKEMAELDFAEAYKRDHITPWERVTRTRKPVIAAVAGYALGGGCELAMMCDFILCADNAKFGQPEITLGVPPGSGGTQRLTRFIGKSKAMEMCLTGRMIDAEEAERCGLVSRVVPAADLLDEAVSVAQKIAEMSQPIAMIIKESVNRAYETTLAEGVRFERRVFHAAFATEDQSEGMRAFIEKRSPQFRNK is encoded by the coding sequence ATGGCCTACGAGAATATTCAGGTGGAGACCCGTGGCCGGGTCGGCCTGATCACGCTGGATCGACCTTCCGCGCTCAATGCACTTTCCAATGCGCTGTTTGACGAACTCAACCGCGCGCTCGACACTTTTGAAGCCGACGAGAAGGTCGGCTGCATGGTGATCACCGGATCGCAAAAGGCATTTGCCGCAGGCGCCGACATCAAGGAAATGGCGGAACTGGATTTCGCCGAAGCCTACAAGCGCGACCACATCACCCCGTGGGAGCGCGTCACGCGCACCCGCAAGCCGGTCATCGCGGCGGTGGCGGGCTATGCGCTGGGTGGGGGCTGCGAGCTCGCCATGATGTGCGATTTCATCCTGTGTGCGGACAATGCCAAGTTCGGCCAGCCGGAGATCACCCTGGGTGTGCCGCCGGGAAGCGGCGGGACTCAGCGCCTGACCCGCTTCATCGGCAAGTCCAAGGCCATGGAAATGTGCCTGACGGGCCGCATGATCGATGCGGAAGAGGCGGAACGCTGCGGGCTGGTGAGCCGGGTCGTGCCGGCGGCCGACCTTCTGGACGAGGCGGTGAGCGTGGCGCAGAAGATCGCCGAAATGTCCCAGCCCATCGCCATGATCATCAAGGAAAGCGTCAATCGGGCCTATGAAACGACGCTCGCGGAGGGCGTGCGTTTCGAGCGCCGCGTCTTCCATGCCGCCTTCGCCACGGAGGACCAAAGCGAAGGGATGCGCGCCTTTATCGAAAAGCGGTCCCCGCAATTCCGAAACAAATAG
- the rpsT gene encoding 30S ribosomal protein S20, whose product MANTPSAKKAARKIARRTAINQARRSRMRTFIRRVEEAITAGDKTTASDALRAAESLIMSNVSKGVLHANTASRKVSRLNKRVKAIA is encoded by the coding sequence ATGGCCAACACTCCTTCGGCCAAGAAGGCGGCTCGCAAGATCGCCCGCCGCACGGCCATCAACCAGGCACGTCGCAGCCGCATGCGGACCTTCATCCGCCGCGTCGAGGAAGCGATCACAGCCGGTGATAAGACCACTGCTTCCGATGCGCTGCGCGCTGCGGAGTCGCTCATCATGAGCAATGTCTCCAAGGGCGTTCTGCATGCCAACACGGCCTCTCGCAAGGTCTCGCGTCTGAACAAGCGGGTCAAGGCGATCGCCTGA
- a CDS encoding rhodanese-like domain-containing protein produces the protein MSNFTAGGYAGDTSATQTYAALEQDPAAVLVDVRTQAEWSYVGVPDLSPLGRQALFVEWQRFPDGARNPAFVDELCALLKKNDATKETAIYFLCRSGVRSQGAAAALTQAGFNQCFNVLAGFEGPLDGSGHRATLAGWKQEGLPWRQS, from the coding sequence ATGTCTAATTTCACAGCTGGCGGATATGCCGGCGACACCTCGGCCACGCAGACTTATGCGGCGCTTGAGCAGGACCCGGCGGCAGTGCTCGTCGATGTCCGGACACAGGCGGAATGGTCCTATGTGGGTGTCCCGGATCTGTCGCCGCTGGGTCGCCAGGCCCTGTTCGTGGAATGGCAGCGGTTTCCCGACGGCGCGCGCAATCCGGCCTTTGTGGACGAGCTGTGCGCGCTGCTGAAGAAGAATGATGCGACGAAGGAGACTGCGATCTATTTCCTGTGCCGCTCCGGCGTGCGCAGCCAAGGAGCCGCCGCGGCGTTGACGCAGGCGGGTTTCAACCAGTGTTTCAACGTTCTGGCGGGTTTCGAAGGCCCGCTCGACGGCAGCGGTCACCGCGCGACACTGGCGGGCTGGAAGCAGGAAGGACTGCCGTGGCGACAGTCATAG